A window of the Thermoleophilia bacterium SCSIO 60948 genome harbors these coding sequences:
- a CDS encoding sulfotransferase encodes MEGALPNMVIIGVQKCGTTALHSYLARHPEISMSKPKELDFFISGEGGRWEQGLDWYRERFDPSTPVRGESSPNYTADPKFPGVAERMARTIPDAKLIFMVRDPIDRVRSNYVHTYSNRVESRPIEQAVLDPASEYLARSRYHHQLSIYLEHFPSEQILVLEQDELSHNNRETLPRVFRFLGVRDDVWRDAFEKRRLESSSRRRRTALGNQVAKRVSMKRWRGIRDRRPFSKPFERPEISDELRARIADALRDDITRFRELTGRSFENWSV; translated from the coding sequence GTGGAAGGCGCGCTGCCGAACATGGTCATCATCGGGGTCCAGAAGTGCGGGACGACCGCGCTTCACAGCTACCTCGCCCGGCATCCCGAGATCTCGATGTCGAAGCCGAAGGAGCTCGACTTCTTCATCTCCGGCGAGGGCGGGCGCTGGGAGCAGGGCCTCGACTGGTACCGCGAACGCTTCGACCCCTCGACGCCGGTCCGCGGCGAGTCCTCGCCGAACTACACCGCCGATCCGAAGTTCCCGGGCGTCGCCGAGCGGATGGCGCGGACGATCCCGGACGCGAAGCTGATCTTCATGGTCCGTGACCCGATCGACCGGGTGCGCTCGAACTATGTCCACACGTACTCGAACCGCGTCGAGTCACGGCCGATCGAGCAGGCCGTCCTCGATCCGGCCTCGGAGTACCTGGCGCGCTCGCGCTACCACCACCAGCTCTCGATCTACCTCGAGCACTTCCCGAGCGAGCAGATCCTCGTCCTCGAGCAGGACGAGCTCTCCCACAACAACCGCGAGACCCTTCCGCGCGTGTTCCGCTTCCTCGGGGTCCGCGACGACGTCTGGCGCGACGCGTTCGAGAAGCGACGGCTCGAGAGCTCGTCGCGGCGCCGGCGGACCGCGCTCGGCAACCAGGTCGCGAAGCGGGTCTCGATGAAGCGCTGGCGCGGGATCCGCGACCGGCGCCCGTTCTCGAAACCGTTCGAGCGGCCGGAGATCTCCGACGAGCTCCGGGCACGGATCGCCGATGCCCTGCGCGACGACATCACGAGGTTCCGCGAGCTGACCGGGCGGTCGTTCGAGAACTGGTCGGTGTAG
- a CDS encoding glycosyltransferase family 2 protein, producing MADPETTERKNEWTYPEPPPETIGRPLPLEVAFLGDEARHPLGDRVNAHGPGPSSWPSRLDLLIVDSASAADPAVLSAASERGARIVGLRRAGTQPSSPAGVELEIGDVAAGENALPLAPALDPTRFNPLLFKRDGVSGFWALVRPGADLDRLGEADELLAEAANYEPVTLRGVRGIQFLELPEEVIPGSSVEEDDPELQDALQKRLGILDHPAFHGSEWERAGWIAKLCASGMPVVVAGMSDRLRELLGPELSGLLEGVSAAALSDLDERERISVGLRRAALRNHSSIERWRQIAAFAGIEVPDRPKVSVVFATRREEWLPFGLAQIERQSYEPMELCVCLHGRRFFSEAAEQTIRDNYSGEFQVIWVDEELTLGDALNSGVAATDGELVTKMDDDDFYNVDHLWDLMLASEYSGAALVGKAAEFVYLDEIGVTVRQISQDVDTRMAGGGMMARRQALVAQRGWPLRTRGEDLAMIRMFNRNGYVIHRIPPHGYILNRHGRDHTWRPMIDYFLFRSERQWRGLRFDVTVIEEPRDMPPPP from the coding sequence GTGGCCGACCCGGAGACGACAGAGCGAAAGAACGAGTGGACCTATCCGGAGCCGCCGCCCGAGACGATCGGGCGCCCGCTGCCGCTCGAGGTCGCGTTCCTGGGTGATGAGGCGCGCCATCCGCTCGGCGACCGGGTCAACGCCCACGGGCCCGGTCCGTCGAGCTGGCCGTCGCGGCTCGATCTGCTGATCGTCGATTCGGCGAGCGCCGCCGACCCCGCCGTGCTTTCCGCCGCGAGTGAGCGCGGGGCGCGGATCGTCGGGCTGCGGCGCGCCGGTACCCAGCCCTCGTCACCAGCCGGCGTCGAGCTCGAGATCGGCGACGTGGCGGCGGGCGAGAACGCGCTGCCGCTCGCGCCCGCGCTCGACCCGACCCGCTTCAACCCGCTGCTCTTCAAGCGCGACGGCGTCTCCGGCTTCTGGGCGCTCGTCCGCCCCGGCGCCGACCTCGACCGCCTCGGCGAGGCCGACGAGCTGCTCGCCGAGGCCGCGAACTACGAGCCGGTGACGCTCCGCGGTGTCCGCGGCATCCAGTTCCTCGAACTGCCGGAGGAGGTGATCCCAGGCTCGTCGGTCGAGGAGGACGATCCCGAGCTCCAGGACGCGCTGCAGAAGCGCCTCGGCATCCTCGACCACCCGGCCTTCCACGGCTCCGAATGGGAGCGGGCGGGCTGGATCGCAAAGCTCTGCGCCTCGGGGATGCCGGTCGTCGTCGCGGGGATGTCAGATCGGCTGCGAGAGCTGCTGGGTCCCGAGCTCTCGGGGCTGCTCGAGGGCGTGAGCGCGGCGGCGCTGTCTGATCTCGACGAGCGCGAGCGGATCTCGGTCGGGCTTCGGCGCGCCGCCCTGCGAAACCACTCCTCGATCGAGCGCTGGCGACAGATCGCGGCGTTTGCGGGGATCGAGGTCCCCGACCGGCCGAAGGTCTCGGTCGTCTTCGCGACCCGGCGCGAGGAGTGGCTTCCGTTCGGGCTCGCCCAGATCGAGCGCCAGTCCTATGAGCCGATGGAGCTCTGCGTCTGCCTGCACGGCCGCCGCTTCTTCTCCGAGGCGGCCGAGCAGACGATCCGAGACAACTACTCGGGTGAGTTCCAGGTGATCTGGGTCGACGAGGAGCTGACGCTCGGCGACGCCCTCAACTCAGGCGTCGCGGCGACCGACGGCGAGCTCGTCACGAAGATGGACGACGACGACTTCTACAACGTCGACCACCTCTGGGACCTGATGCTGGCGAGCGAGTACTCGGGGGCGGCGCTGGTCGGCAAGGCGGCGGAGTTCGTCTACCTCGACGAGATCGGAGTGACCGTCCGCCAGATCTCCCAGGACGTCGACACCCGGATGGCCGGCGGCGGCATGATGGCGCGCCGCCAGGCGCTCGTCGCCCAGCGCGGCTGGCCGCTTCGGACCCGCGGCGAGGACCTCGCGATGATCCGGATGTTCAACCGCAACGGCTACGTGATCCACCGGATCCCGCCGCACGGCTACATCCTCAACCGCCACGGCCGCGACCACACCTGGCGGCCGATGATCGACTACTTCCTGTTCCGCTCCGAGCGCCAGTGGCGAGGCCTGCGCTTCGACGTCACCGTGATCGAAGAGCCTCGCGATATGCCACCTCCGCCCTAG
- a CDS encoding glycosyltransferase family 2 protein, which yields MSDGESRSTARAAIGEPLAVRVGFAGGNAKRVLGGGVEAIDVDAGDEAPPGVAAIVADAGGREAELEALAAKAGVPLIVLDTDGAQGRGHRIGAPGDGRLAAAPTLDPRQVNPIEFRHTEVAGFGCLVSGGRVAGLAAAFAELAEAASGEPLEIYTLPGAELGDVDPRHRVHELAAPRPKGVVRNVRSRLGILDHPAFHGSEWERAGWIAKLCASGMPVVVAGMSDRLRELLGPELSGLLEGVSAAALSDLDERERISVGLRRAALRNHSSIERWRQIAAFAGIEVPDRPKVSVVFATRREEWLPFGLAQIERQSYEPMELCVCLHGRRFFSEAAEQTIRDNYSGEFQVIWVDEELTLGDALNSGVAATDGELVTKMDDDDFYNVDHLWDLMLASEYSGAALVGKAAEFAYLDWVDLTIRRFMGDAETDHPRLAGGGLAARRKPLEAIGGWPQRSRGEDTWVVKNMKRSGEKTHRTHGYGYILNRHGRGHTWNTYADYFLIQSQREYRGLRFDVTAIEPPAEDLVPRGD from the coding sequence TTGTCCGACGGCGAGTCGAGATCCACGGCCCGCGCCGCGATCGGAGAACCGCTCGCGGTTCGCGTCGGCTTTGCCGGGGGGAACGCCAAGCGGGTGCTCGGCGGCGGCGTCGAGGCGATCGACGTCGACGCCGGTGACGAAGCGCCGCCGGGCGTCGCGGCCATCGTCGCCGATGCTGGTGGGCGCGAGGCCGAGCTCGAGGCGCTGGCGGCGAAGGCCGGAGTGCCGCTGATCGTCCTCGACACCGACGGTGCGCAAGGCCGTGGCCACCGAATCGGCGCGCCGGGCGACGGCAGGCTCGCCGCGGCGCCGACGCTCGACCCGCGCCAGGTCAACCCGATCGAGTTCCGCCACACCGAGGTCGCCGGCTTCGGCTGCCTCGTCAGCGGCGGGCGGGTCGCCGGGCTGGCGGCGGCGTTCGCGGAGCTGGCGGAGGCGGCGAGCGGAGAGCCGCTCGAGATCTACACGCTGCCCGGCGCCGAGCTCGGCGACGTCGACCCGCGCCACCGCGTCCACGAGCTCGCGGCGCCGCGGCCGAAGGGCGTCGTTCGCAACGTCCGCTCGCGCCTCGGCATCCTCGACCACCCGGCCTTCCACGGCTCCGAATGGGAGCGGGCGGGCTGGATCGCAAAGCTCTGCGCCTCGGGGATGCCGGTCGTCGTCGCGGGGATGTCAGATCGGCTGCGAGAGCTGCTCGGTCCCGAGCTCTCGGGGCTGCTCGAGGGCGTGAGCGCGGCGGCGCTGTCTGATCTCGACGAGCGCGAGCGGATCTCGGTCGGGCTTCGGCGCGCCGCCCTGCGAAACCACTCCTCGATCGAGCGCTGGCGACAGATCGCGGCGTTTGCGGGGATCGAGGTCCCCGACCGGCCGAAGGTCTCGGTCGTCTTCGCGACCCGGCGCGAGGAGTGGCTTCCGTTCGGGCTCGCCCAGATCGAGCGCCAGTCCTATGAGCCGATGGAGCTCTGCGTCTGCCTGCACGGCCGCCGCTTCTTCTCCGAGGCGGCCGAGCAGACGATCCGAGACAACTACTCGGGTGAGTTCCAGGTGATCTGGGTCGACGAGGAGCTGACGCTCGGCGACGCCCTCAACTCAGGCGTCGCGGCGACCGACGGCGAGCTCGTCACGAAGATGGACGACGACGACTTCTACAACGTCGACCACCTCTGGGACCTGATGCTGGCGAGCGAGTACTCGGGGGCGGCGCTGGTCGGCAAGGCGGCGGAGTTCGCGTATCTGGACTGGGTCGATCTGACGATCCGCCGCTTCATGGGCGACGCCGAGACCGACCACCCGAGACTTGCCGGCGGCGGGCTCGCCGCTCGCCGCAAGCCGCTGGAGGCGATCGGTGGCTGGCCGCAACGCTCGCGTGGCGAGGACACCTGGGTCGTCAAGAACATGAAGCGCTCCGGCGAGAAGACCCACCGCACCCACGGCTACGGCTACATCCTCAACCGCCACGGCCGCGGCCACACCTGGAACACCTACGCCGACTACTTCCTGATCCAGTCCCAGCGCGAGTACCGCGGCCTGCGCTTCGACGTCACGGCGATCGAGCCCCCGGCCGAGGACCTGGTGCCCCGCGGCGACTAG